A stretch of DNA from Rheinheimera sp. MMS21-TC3:
TTACCAGTTTGCGTGCTGTCGCAACTAACTGCTGTTGGGCAAGAACTTGTTCGGTTAGATGATTGTGAGCGGTTAAAGCATCCTTTACTTCTCGAAATGCTTGCTGAATACTCTTTTCGTAAGCTGCTACCCGGATATCTTGCTGTACTGTTGCAAAGTCGTGGCTAGCGTCCAGACGACCACCGGTAAAGATCGGCAGACTTATCTGTGGCAGAAAGCGCCAACTGCCAGAGCCGGCACTAAACAAATCATCTAACGCTCGGCTACTAGTGCCGGCAGCCGCAGTTAGCCTGATACTTGGATAATAAGCTGCTCTGGCTGCTGCAACATTGGCGTTAGCGGCATAAAGGCGTTGTTCTGCAGCCTGAATATCCGGTCGTTGCAATAAAACGTCTGCTGATAACTCAGCAGGTAGTTTGGGCAGGGCCGGAAAATCTGCAGGCAGAATATTGTCCGGTAATGCCGTACCTAGCAAGAGTTCAAGAGCGTGTTGTTCTTGTTTTAGTAATCGTTGGTAGACGATAAGTTCAGCCTGGGCCTGGTTAACCAATAGGCGTGCTTGCTGCACAGCAACAGATGATGTGATGCCTTCTGCTGCCAGCGACAGTTGCAAATTTAAATTTTCACGGTAGTTAGCCAAAGTTTCGCTCAGCAAATTGGATTGTTGCTGATAGCTCAATAAGCTCAGCCATGATGTAGCGACATCGCTAATCAGGGCTAATTTTACGGTGCGTTCATCTGCCATGCTGGCCAGATATTCGTTTAAAGCAGCTTGTTCTAAGTTTTTTATCCGGTCAAACAAGTCTAGTTCATAAGCCACCAATCCCAGCTCTAAGGCCGATTGCTGGCTAATGCTATTGTTACTGCCGACAGTAATAGGTGTGCGTTGTCGGGAGAATTCAGCTTGAACGGCGACATCAGGCAGTCGATCACTTTGTCGGATCTGATATTGAGCACGAAAGGCTGCACTTTGTAATGCGGCTTGGCGCAAATCTTGGTTATGGTCTAGAGCCATAATAATCAGTTTATTAAGCTCTGGGTCCTGATAAAAACTTTGCCAGTCAGCCTGAACCTGCACAGCGCTAGTTGCTGCGACATTCACCGGCAGCGGTGGCAGGGTATTCTCTGGCGTATGACTACAAGCCGAGATGATGGCGACACTAAGCAGCAATAACGGGAAACGAATAGATCTCATTTATTTAATCCTGTGTGTTGATTACAGTCGGGTTTGCGTTTTTATCTTTAGCTGCAAAACTGCCAGTAATAACCGCAAAGAATAGCGGTACAAAAAATACTGCTATGAAGGTAGCCGCCAAGGTGCCACCGACCACACCCGTTCCTATTGCATGCTGACTGCCACTGCTAGCACCTGTGGCGATAGCTAGCGGTAGCACGCCAAACACAAAAGCCAATGAGGTCATAATAATAGGGCGGACCCTCAGTCTGGCGGCTTCTGTTACCGCCTCGAGTAGACTGCGCCCTTGTTTTTCATAAAGATCTTTGGCAAATTAGCTTACTTGCTGAGCTTACTCAAATTGCTGAGCAAGGTTATGCAGTGGACCATGAAGAGTTTGCCGCCGGCGTGTCAGGATTCGCAGTAATCGTGAATACCTATCTAGGGCAATATGCTCTTGCTGCTGTTGTGCCCAGTTTCAGGACAAAAGATCAGCAACGGTTAGTAACAGCGTTACAGGCATGTAAAGCACAGATAGAAAGAAAATTAGCCTAATAAACTATTTAAACCATATCAAGGTTGGTATACCGCCTGAAAACTGAGTCTCTATATAATTTATTTTCCGGAAATAGTTGATTTCTACAATTTGCTTAACCAAAGCAGTTGCTCAGAAAATAATGAACTAAGTAGAGGACAATTTGTTGTGTAACTACCCCGTAAAAAATTCTTCTTATGTGGCCGCTAAGCGGCCATTTTTTATAAAAAATTAAAGTTGTGCCAAACTTAGGTAGTGGTCATAAAACTTTTAAATGTGCTACGTGAAAATATTTATTTTGGTCACAGATTGGTCACAAAACACATTTTGTTGCAATTAAAGGTAATGATGTGTTGAAGCTAAAGCTAAGGG
This window harbors:
- a CDS encoding efflux transporter outer membrane subunit; protein product: MRSIRFPLLLLSVAIISACSHTPENTLPPLPVNVAATSAVQVQADWQSFYQDPELNKLIIMALDHNQDLRQAALQSAAFRAQYQIRQSDRLPDVAVQAEFSRQRTPITVGSNNSISQQSALELGLVAYELDLFDRIKNLEQAALNEYLASMADERTVKLALISDVATSWLSLLSYQQQSNLLSETLANYRENLNLQLSLAAEGITSSVAVQQARLLVNQAQAELIVYQRLLKQEQHALELLLGTALPDNILPADFPALPKLPAELSADVLLQRPDIQAAEQRLYAANANVAAARAAYYPSIRLTAAAGTSSRALDDLFSAGSGSWRFLPQISLPIFTGGRLDASHDFATVQQDIRVAAYEKSIQQAFREVKDALTAHNHLTEQVLAQQQLVATARKLVTLADERNQAGIDSFFPVLDARRSLLVAEQQLLQTTLLQLKNEVFLLKALGGGVKA
- a CDS encoding IclR family transcriptional regulator C-terminal domain-containing protein translates to MSLLAELTQIAEQGYAVDHEEFAAGVSGFAVIVNTYLGQYALAAVVPSFRTKDQQRLVTALQACKAQIERKLA